One genomic region from Ornithinicoccus hortensis encodes:
- the metH gene encoding methionine synthase, translating to MTPSTSVPDIRSAATDRILVLDGAWGTLLQQFDLTDEDFRFEGAAEGRSYAGNFDLLQLTRPDVVAQVHRRYLEAGADITTTNTFTSTAIAQADYGTEHLVRELNAAAARIARQTADEVAAEDGRPRWVAGALGPTNRTASLSPDVERPEYRAITYRQLHDAYAEQVRGLLEGGADLLLVETVFDTLNAKAALAGIETVLTELGRRVPVIVSGTITDASGRTLSGQTPEAFAVSTQHADLLALGLNCALGPEALRPHLREIAGSTEALVSVHPNAGLPNAFGGYDETPEQMARVIGEFAEEGLVNIVGGCCGTTPEHITAIADAVREASPRTPGTRTAYLRLSGLEPFTLTPETNFVNVGERTNITGSPKFKKAVLEGDWDAAVQIARQQVDAGAQLIDVNVDEGMLDGVQAMTHFLNLLAGEPDISRVPVMVDSSRWEVLEAGLECLQGRGVVNSISLKDGEEEFLRRAEQVKHYGAAAVVMAFDEQGQGDTLERRTQICERAYRLLTEQVGFDPHDIIFDPNVLTVATGMSEHDRYALDFIEATRWIKEHLPGALVSGGISNVSFSFRGNNTVREAMHAVFLYHAIRAGLDMGIVNAGMLGVYEEIDPTLREAVEDVVLARREDATDRLIELAESYKGQTKEVSASAALAWRDAPVVERMRHALVHGISDYAVEDAEEAYQELGSALEVIEGPLMDGMDVVGDLFGSGKMFLPQVVKSARVMKKAVAHLTPYLEAAAVDTGGHTKGKIVLATVKGDVHDIGKNIVGVVLACNGYDVTDLGVMVPAEKLLDTAADLGADIVGVSGLITPSLDEMVGVATEMRRRGLRTPLLIGGATTSAAHTAVKIDPAYDGTVVHVIDASRAVGVATEVIGREEEIATRVGQEYARLRERHGDKQVPLVDLPTAREQSRPVSRSSVPAPNRLGREILEPDLRELVDIIDWTPFFTAWELRGTFPKILDDPRQGEAASQLYSEARTLLDRILDEGLLRARGVVSLWPARRSGDDILVLDASADHPAEAPPLATLHTLRQQRKRENGYLALADFVGYEDDHVGGFAVSIHGAEELAAQFRANHDDYTAIMVQALADRLAEAFAEWLHLYVRRDMWGYAPDEDLPLMELIRERYQGIRPAPGYPAQPDHTEKFTLFDLLDAGEVGMELTESCAMTPNSAVSGIIFAHPDCRYFAVGKLSEDQVKDYAARKGWTLAEAEKWLAPNLGYVPA from the coding sequence ATGACTCCCAGCACGAGCGTCCCCGACATCCGTTCGGCGGCGACCGACCGCATCCTCGTCCTGGACGGGGCCTGGGGCACCCTGCTCCAGCAGTTCGACCTGACCGACGAGGACTTCCGCTTCGAGGGGGCCGCGGAGGGTCGCAGCTACGCCGGCAACTTCGACCTGCTCCAGCTCACCCGCCCCGACGTGGTCGCGCAGGTGCACCGCCGCTACCTCGAGGCCGGCGCCGACATCACCACGACCAACACGTTCACCTCCACCGCCATCGCCCAGGCGGACTACGGCACCGAGCACCTGGTCCGCGAGCTGAACGCCGCCGCGGCCCGGATCGCCCGGCAGACCGCCGACGAGGTAGCCGCCGAGGACGGCCGGCCCCGCTGGGTCGCCGGTGCGCTCGGCCCGACCAACCGCACCGCCTCGCTGTCCCCGGACGTAGAACGCCCCGAGTACCGCGCGATCACCTACCGGCAGCTGCACGACGCGTATGCCGAGCAGGTCCGGGGACTGCTCGAGGGCGGGGCCGACCTGCTGCTGGTCGAGACCGTCTTCGACACCCTCAACGCCAAGGCGGCCCTCGCCGGGATCGAGACCGTGCTCACCGAGCTGGGCCGCCGGGTCCCGGTCATCGTCTCCGGCACCATCACCGACGCCTCCGGCCGCACCCTGTCCGGACAGACGCCCGAGGCGTTCGCCGTCTCCACCCAGCACGCCGACCTGCTCGCCCTGGGCCTGAACTGCGCGCTCGGACCCGAGGCGCTGCGCCCCCACCTGCGGGAGATCGCCGGCTCCACCGAGGCCCTGGTCTCCGTGCACCCCAACGCCGGGCTGCCCAACGCCTTCGGCGGCTACGACGAGACCCCCGAGCAGATGGCCCGGGTCATCGGCGAGTTCGCCGAGGAGGGCCTGGTCAACATCGTCGGCGGGTGCTGCGGCACCACCCCCGAGCACATCACCGCGATCGCCGACGCCGTGCGCGAGGCGAGCCCGCGCACCCCCGGCACGCGGACGGCATACCTGCGGTTGTCCGGCCTCGAGCCGTTCACCCTCACCCCCGAGACCAACTTCGTCAACGTCGGTGAGCGGACCAACATCACCGGCTCGCCCAAGTTCAAGAAGGCCGTGCTGGAGGGCGACTGGGACGCCGCCGTGCAGATCGCCCGCCAACAGGTCGACGCCGGCGCGCAGCTGATCGACGTCAACGTCGACGAGGGGATGCTCGACGGGGTCCAGGCGATGACCCACTTCCTCAACCTGCTGGCCGGCGAGCCGGACATCTCCCGGGTGCCCGTCATGGTCGACTCCTCGCGCTGGGAGGTGCTGGAGGCGGGCCTGGAGTGCCTGCAGGGCCGCGGGGTGGTCAACAGCATCTCGCTCAAGGACGGCGAGGAGGAGTTCCTGCGCCGCGCCGAGCAGGTCAAGCACTACGGGGCGGCGGCCGTCGTGATGGCCTTCGACGAGCAGGGGCAGGGCGACACCCTGGAGCGCCGCACGCAGATCTGCGAGCGCGCCTACCGGCTGCTCACCGAGCAGGTCGGCTTCGACCCGCACGACATCATCTTCGACCCCAACGTGCTCACCGTCGCGACCGGCATGTCCGAGCACGACCGGTATGCCCTGGACTTCATCGAGGCCACGCGCTGGATCAAGGAGCACCTGCCCGGCGCGCTGGTCAGCGGCGGCATCTCCAACGTCTCGTTCTCCTTCCGCGGCAACAACACCGTCCGCGAGGCGATGCACGCGGTCTTCCTCTACCACGCGATCCGCGCCGGGCTGGATATGGGCATCGTCAACGCCGGCATGCTCGGCGTCTACGAGGAGATCGACCCCACGCTGCGTGAGGCGGTCGAGGACGTCGTCCTGGCCCGGCGCGAGGACGCCACCGACCGGTTGATCGAGCTCGCCGAGTCCTACAAGGGCCAGACCAAGGAGGTGTCCGCCAGCGCCGCCCTGGCCTGGCGCGACGCCCCCGTGGTCGAGCGGATGCGGCACGCGCTGGTGCACGGCATCAGCGACTACGCCGTCGAGGACGCGGAGGAGGCCTACCAGGAGCTGGGCTCCGCCCTGGAGGTCATCGAGGGCCCACTGATGGACGGCATGGACGTGGTCGGGGACCTGTTCGGCTCCGGCAAGATGTTCCTGCCCCAGGTGGTCAAGTCCGCCCGGGTGATGAAGAAGGCGGTCGCCCACCTGACCCCCTACCTGGAGGCCGCCGCCGTGGACACCGGCGGGCACACCAAGGGCAAGATCGTGCTGGCCACCGTCAAGGGCGACGTGCACGACATCGGCAAGAACATCGTCGGCGTCGTGCTCGCCTGCAACGGTTACGACGTGACCGACCTCGGCGTGATGGTCCCCGCCGAGAAGTTGCTGGACACCGCCGCCGACCTGGGCGCGGACATCGTCGGCGTCTCGGGGCTGATCACCCCCAGCCTGGACGAGATGGTCGGCGTCGCCACCGAGATGCGCCGCCGCGGGCTGCGGACCCCGCTGCTCATCGGCGGCGCCACGACCAGCGCGGCCCACACCGCCGTGAAGATCGATCCCGCCTACGACGGCACCGTCGTCCACGTCATCGACGCCAGCCGCGCGGTCGGCGTCGCCACCGAGGTCATAGGCCGCGAGGAGGAGATCGCCACCCGGGTCGGGCAGGAGTACGCCCGGCTGCGCGAGCGGCACGGCGACAAGCAGGTCCCCCTGGTCGACCTCCCCACCGCCCGGGAACAGTCCCGCCCCGTGAGCCGGTCGTCCGTCCCGGCCCCGAACCGGCTCGGCCGCGAGATCCTCGAGCCCGACCTGCGCGAGCTGGTCGACATCATCGACTGGACCCCGTTCTTCACCGCCTGGGAGCTGCGTGGCACCTTCCCCAAGATCCTGGACGACCCCCGCCAGGGCGAGGCCGCCAGCCAGCTCTACAGCGAGGCCCGCACCCTCCTGGACCGGATCCTGGACGAGGGGCTGCTCCGCGCCCGGGGCGTGGTCTCGCTCTGGCCGGCCCGCCGCTCCGGCGACGACATCCTGGTCCTCGACGCGAGCGCCGACCACCCGGCGGAGGCACCGCCGCTGGCCACACTGCATACGCTCCGGCAGCAGCGCAAGCGGGAGAACGGCTACCTGGCCCTGGCCGACTTCGTCGGCTACGAGGACGACCACGTCGGCGGCTTCGCCGTCTCCATCCACGGTGCCGAGGAACTGGCCGCGCAGTTCCGCGCGAACCACGACGACTACACCGCGATCATGGTCCAGGCGCTCGCCGACCGGCTGGCCGAGGCGTTCGCCGAGTGGCTGCACCTCTACGTCCGCCGCGACATGTGGGGCTACGCCCCCGACGAGGACCTGCCCCTCATGGAGCTCATCCGCGAGCGCTACCAGGGCATCCGCCCCGCCCCCGGCTACCCGGCCCAACCGGATCACACCGAGAAGTTCACCCTGTTCGACCTGCTCGACGCCGGCGAGGTCGGGATGGAACTCACGGAGTCCTGCGCGATGACCCCCAACTCGGCGGTCTCCGGCATCATCTTCGCCCACCCGGACTGCCGCTACTTCGCCGTCGGCAAACTGTCCGAGGACCAGGTCAAGGACTACGCCGCCCGCAAGGGTTGGACCCTCGCCGAGGCGGAGAAGTGGCTCGCTCCGAACCTGGGCTACGTCCCCGCCTGA
- a CDS encoding SigE family RNA polymerase sigma factor — translation MRLFGRSAERAEVEAYVASAMPRLVGLAHAMTGNKADAEDLVQDTLATVITKWAKVSEATNIDAYVRRTMVNTLISKKRRRWNTEVVSHEVVTADRPPTGSPELRDDVSTGVSNRDAVLGMLRELPERQRAVIALRYYEDLPDAEIARALDCSEQAVRSAAHNAMKSLRRLMPEHAGQGATQ, via the coding sequence ATGAGACTGTTCGGCCGAAGCGCCGAGCGGGCAGAGGTCGAGGCGTACGTCGCCTCGGCCATGCCGCGGTTGGTCGGACTGGCCCACGCCATGACGGGCAACAAGGCGGATGCGGAGGATCTCGTCCAGGACACCCTGGCCACGGTGATCACCAAGTGGGCCAAGGTGTCGGAGGCGACGAACATCGACGCCTACGTGCGTCGCACGATGGTCAACACGCTGATCAGCAAGAAGCGGCGCCGGTGGAACACCGAGGTCGTCTCGCACGAGGTCGTCACGGCCGACCGACCGCCGACGGGCAGCCCCGAGCTGCGCGACGACGTGTCCACGGGGGTCAGCAACCGCGATGCGGTGCTGGGGATGCTGCGCGAACTCCCGGAGCGGCAGCGCGCCGTGATCGCGCTGCGCTACTACGAGGACCTGCCCGACGCGGAGATCGCGCGGGCGCTGGACTGCTCGGAGCAGGCGGTCCGGAGCGCAGCGCACAACGCCATGAAATCGTTGCGCCGGCTGATGCCGGAGCATGCAGGACAGGGGGCCACGCAATGA
- the treY gene encoding malto-oligosyltrehalose synthase: MSTETSWTATYRLQLHAGFTFDDAAGVVPYLADLGVSHVYLSPVLTAVPGSMHGYDVLDHTRVDPELGGREGLERLAGACRDLGLGVVVDVVPNHMALVAPEWANAPLWEVLRDGRRAATAHWFDVDWAALDGRFGLPLLGEPLADVLAAGQLTLDTGRDDEGPAAGQPVVRYYEHTFPVAPSTVREGDDVAAVLERQHYLLASWKEPVLNYRRFFEVDGLVAVRVEESDVFERTHRLLLDLHHAGVIDGFRIDHPDGLADPEGYLAMLSRSCRPGTPIWVEKILEGQEELPRQWAVSGTTGYDANAALQAALVDPGTTRDVDAAWTGIGGAESLEEVVAGTKRAAVDDLLGPEVERLHRLAVRVLPHAEPGRLREALRELLVGVDRYRIYIRPGHTTAPGEVERLRATVEQAAAARPDLAAEVRDLGQVLTEPEAGHDPEAGRDLVVRFQQTTGPVMAKGIEDTAFYRWHRLVALNEVGADPAAPADPAALHTWAQRQATHWPRGMTTLSTHDTKRSEDVRARLVAVAGDARGWRRCTELFAAAARDRDVDPPTAHLIWQTLVGAGEEVAGDRLADYLVKAMREAKTHTNWIAVDEDYESRVLGLARDAGRDGPLLEAVREVVAGSAQAIRATVLGQKLLQLVLPGLPDTYQGCESLDLSLVDPDNRRPVDYAVLRKRLAALDAGGGPTDLAGEKLLVTSRALRLRARRPEAFGPGAGYRALDGGPHLLGVLRDDRVAALATRAPHGLAAAGGWGGATVALPPGRWRDELDGAVHEGSVHEGGVLSLATVLADRPVALLVRDGADRS; encoded by the coding sequence ATGAGCACCGAGACATCGTGGACCGCCACCTACCGGCTGCAGTTGCACGCCGGGTTCACCTTCGACGACGCCGCCGGGGTCGTGCCCTACCTGGCCGACCTCGGCGTCTCGCACGTCTACCTCTCGCCGGTCCTGACCGCGGTGCCCGGCTCGATGCACGGCTACGACGTGTTGGACCACACCCGGGTCGACCCCGAGCTCGGCGGGCGGGAGGGCCTGGAGCGGCTCGCCGGGGCGTGCCGGGACCTGGGGCTGGGCGTCGTGGTGGACGTCGTCCCCAACCACATGGCGCTGGTCGCCCCGGAGTGGGCCAACGCCCCGCTGTGGGAGGTCCTGCGCGACGGCCGCCGGGCTGCCACGGCGCACTGGTTCGACGTGGACTGGGCCGCGCTGGACGGGCGGTTCGGCCTGCCGCTGCTCGGTGAGCCCCTCGCCGACGTGCTCGCGGCGGGGCAGCTGACGCTCGACACCGGCCGGGACGACGAGGGGCCGGCCGCGGGGCAACCGGTCGTCCGCTACTACGAGCACACCTTCCCGGTGGCGCCGAGCACCGTGCGCGAGGGTGACGACGTCGCGGCGGTGCTGGAGCGCCAGCACTACCTGCTCGCCTCCTGGAAGGAGCCGGTGCTCAACTACCGGCGGTTCTTCGAGGTGGACGGGCTGGTCGCGGTCCGGGTGGAGGAGTCCGACGTCTTCGAGCGGACCCACCGGCTGTTGCTCGACCTGCACCACGCGGGGGTGATCGACGGGTTCCGGATCGACCACCCGGACGGGCTAGCCGACCCGGAGGGCTACCTGGCCATGCTGAGCCGCAGTTGCCGCCCCGGCACCCCCATCTGGGTGGAGAAGATCCTGGAGGGGCAGGAGGAGCTGCCGCGGCAGTGGGCGGTGAGCGGCACCACCGGGTACGACGCGAACGCCGCGCTCCAGGCGGCCCTGGTCGACCCGGGGACCACGAGGGACGTCGACGCGGCCTGGACCGGGATCGGGGGCGCGGAGTCCCTCGAGGAGGTCGTGGCGGGCACCAAGCGGGCCGCCGTCGACGACCTACTCGGCCCGGAGGTCGAGCGGCTGCACCGGCTCGCGGTCCGGGTGCTGCCGCACGCGGAGCCCGGCCGGCTGCGGGAGGCCCTGCGGGAACTGCTCGTGGGGGTCGACCGCTACCGGATATACATCAGGCCCGGCCACACCACGGCACCCGGTGAGGTGGAGCGGCTGCGCGCCACCGTGGAGCAGGCGGCAGCCGCCCGGCCCGACCTGGCCGCGGAGGTGCGTGACCTGGGTCAGGTGCTGACCGAGCCGGAGGCCGGGCACGACCCGGAGGCCGGTCGGGACCTGGTCGTGCGCTTCCAGCAGACCACCGGGCCGGTGATGGCCAAGGGGATCGAGGACACCGCGTTCTACCGCTGGCACCGGCTGGTCGCGCTCAACGAGGTGGGGGCGGACCCGGCGGCGCCCGCCGACCCGGCGGCACTGCATACCTGGGCGCAGCGACAGGCCACCCACTGGCCACGGGGGATGACCACCCTGTCCACCCACGACACCAAGCGCAGCGAGGACGTGCGGGCCCGGCTGGTGGCGGTCGCCGGGGACGCTCGCGGGTGGCGACGGTGCACCGAGCTGTTCGCCGCCGCGGCCCGGGACCGCGACGTCGATCCCCCCACCGCGCACCTGATCTGGCAGACGCTGGTCGGCGCGGGCGAGGAGGTCGCCGGTGACCGGCTCGCCGACTACCTGGTCAAGGCGATGCGCGAGGCCAAGACGCACACCAACTGGATCGCGGTGGACGAGGACTACGAGTCGCGGGTGCTCGGGCTGGCCCGGGACGCGGGCCGGGACGGTCCGCTGCTGGAGGCGGTCCGCGAGGTGGTGGCCGGCAGCGCGCAGGCGATCCGGGCCACCGTCCTCGGGCAGAAGCTGCTGCAGCTGGTGCTCCCCGGGCTGCCGGACACCTACCAGGGGTGCGAGTCCCTCGACCTGTCCCTCGTCGACCCCGACAACCGGAGGCCGGTGGACTACGCGGTGCTGCGCAAGCGCCTGGCGGCGCTCGACGCCGGCGGCGGACCCACCGACCTGGCCGGGGAGAAGTTGTTGGTCACCTCGCGGGCGCTGCGGTTGCGCGCCCGGCGGCCCGAGGCCTTCGGCCCGGGGGCGGGCTACCGGGCGCTGGACGGCGGTCCGCACCTACTCGGGGTGCTCCGCGACGACCGGGTCGCCGCGCTGGCCACCCGCGCGCCGCACGGCCTGGCCGCGGCCGGCGGCTGGGGTGGGGCGACGGTCGCCCTCCCGCCCGGGCGGTGGCGCGACGAACTGGACGGCGCGGTGCACGAGGGCTCCGTGCACGAGGGTGGGGTGCTGTCGCTGGCCACGGTCCTCGCCGACCGTCCGGTCGCGCTGCTCGTGCGGGACGGCGCGGACCGGTCGTGA
- a CDS encoding ATP-binding protein, producing the protein MLPNPYSPGEVPRVLVGRDRELARIATALDRVTRHGEMAGPPMVFTAPRGIGKTSLLRTAADRARPEGFAVAWVACVKGARVLPDLGSGVARALAEVGLGEQRAWLGRLESFRVEVGVPGVKASANFERAGKDGGGAGRGGEPAGSDGAGVPRGGEVTAVEDLLRSAARAVRERGGAGLVVFLDELHAPAVPDTGVLLNALQDLAGERQDVPLAVIGAGLPSTPGHLTKAATFGERSRFVVVPGLDEASADRALSGPAAELGVTWDEDALRLAGTAADGYPYFIQLLGSTTWDAAAPEHGQRITVEDVRRGLTDAASQIMQMFQARWEAATEYEQDFIEAMATHGDGPVARGEIARTLGRSTRAISVPRERLIDKGIIVPAGHGKLQFTIPGFAGYVRGHVSDAAADETPADGERWPLVLPEAAAGLGDTGSSGGTKGARDGNG; encoded by the coding sequence GTGCTGCCCAACCCGTACTCACCGGGTGAGGTTCCCCGGGTCCTGGTCGGCCGTGACCGCGAGCTGGCCCGGATCGCGACCGCGCTGGACCGGGTGACCCGCCACGGGGAGATGGCCGGTCCGCCGATGGTGTTCACCGCACCGCGCGGGATCGGCAAGACCTCGCTGCTGCGGACCGCGGCCGACCGGGCGCGGCCGGAGGGCTTCGCGGTCGCCTGGGTGGCGTGCGTCAAGGGGGCGCGGGTGCTGCCCGACCTGGGCAGCGGCGTGGCGCGGGCGCTGGCCGAGGTGGGGCTGGGCGAGCAGCGGGCCTGGTTGGGGCGCCTGGAGTCGTTCCGCGTCGAGGTGGGAGTCCCGGGGGTCAAGGCGTCCGCCAACTTCGAGCGTGCGGGCAAGGACGGCGGGGGCGCCGGTCGTGGGGGTGAGCCGGCCGGTAGCGACGGTGCGGGTGTCCCGCGCGGGGGAGAGGTCACCGCCGTCGAGGACCTGCTCCGGTCGGCGGCCCGCGCGGTCCGGGAGCGGGGTGGGGCCGGGTTGGTCGTCTTCCTGGACGAGCTGCACGCGCCGGCGGTGCCGGACACCGGGGTGTTGCTCAACGCGCTGCAGGACCTCGCCGGGGAGCGCCAGGACGTGCCGCTCGCCGTGATCGGCGCCGGCCTGCCGTCCACACCGGGCCACCTGACGAAGGCGGCGACCTTCGGGGAGCGGTCCCGGTTCGTCGTGGTGCCGGGGCTGGACGAGGCGTCCGCCGACCGGGCGCTGTCCGGTCCGGCGGCCGAGCTGGGAGTGACCTGGGACGAGGACGCCCTAAGGCTGGCCGGGACGGCCGCCGACGGCTACCCCTACTTCATCCAGTTGCTGGGGTCCACCACCTGGGACGCCGCCGCGCCCGAGCACGGCCAGCGCATCACCGTGGAGGACGTCCGCCGGGGGCTGACCGACGCCGCCTCCCAGATCATGCAGATGTTCCAGGCGCGGTGGGAGGCCGCGACCGAGTACGAGCAGGACTTCATCGAGGCGATGGCCACGCACGGGGACGGCCCCGTCGCCCGCGGGGAGATCGCCCGCACGCTCGGACGGTCCACCCGGGCGATCAGCGTGCCCCGGGAGCGCCTGATCGACAAGGGGATCATCGTGCCGGCAGGGCACGGCAAGCTGCAGTTCACCATCCCCGGCTTTGCCGGGTACGTGCGCGGCCACGTGAGCGACGCCGCGGCCGACGAGACCCCGGCCGACGGGGAACGCTGGCCGCTGGTGCTGCCCGAGGCGGCCGCCGGGCTCGGCGACACCGGGTCGTCGGGCGGGACGAAGGGAGCGAGGGACGGCAATGGGTGA